The DNA segment AGCGACCCTACGGATAACATACCTTAAACCCAGCGACGAGAAAACGAGAAGGGTCATCAGGCCGGAAACAGTCGGGGAAATGGAGTATCAGGGCAAGAAGTACCTTGGTTTGCGCGCATTCTGCATGAAACGCAATGAAGAAAGGACCTTTCGGGTTGACAGGGTGCTTGAGATAGAAGAGCTGTGAAAGAAGCACGGCCGGCGTTTATCATCAACTCTGTTCGGTCGGTCGGAGTCAAGTCGTTGGCAGGTCACAGCTTCTGTAAACAGTCGCGGCCAAAGGACTGAACGTTAGTCCATTGGATGACGTGTCAAATCCCGTGTCTGTTGAGCCTGGCAAACAATCCGCCCAAATATTTCATCCCCAACCATTTATCCTACCCCCTTGTGGGGAGCCACCGTTTCAGCCAATCCCCGGATTAAGTGAAGCCAAGGCCTATTGTACCATTGATCCCTGCGCTATATAATTGTTTCAATCTTTTGTCTTCCGTTGGCCTTCACACTGCCATCAAAATTCGGCAGAGGACCATGGGCGTGAGCCCATGGGTGAATGCCGTAACACCGCAGGTGATACAATTGGCACATGAAGGTAAAGCTTATTCTAGTTTGCAGTCAAGTCGATACTTTTGATCCATGGCCAGTAGGTTAAGCTCATAACGGCATTTTTGTCGGATGCCATCTCGAATAGTCCTTGTTCTGCTTGTTGGGTGACGGCATCGAGCGAATGAAAGACCTTGTTGGCGAAGTAATTCTTGCGGAGACGATTCCATATCTGTTCTGCCGGATTCAATTCGGGTGAATAGGGTGGCATGAACACAAGCGAGATATTCTCAGGAACGATGAGTTCCTTGCCTCTATGCGATGATGCGCCATCCAGTACCATGATCATGAAATCTTCCGGATGATTCTGGTGGACTTGATTCAGAAAACGACTCATGTTCTCGGTGTTCATCTTCTCCAATGTCATATAATCAAGGGCTCCATCCCACGGGCTTACCGCAGCGTATTCATACCTGAACTCTCGTACCAGCGCCATTTTTACCATTGGCCTGATCGGTGCCGGCGCCCAACAGGCGCGA comes from the Dehalococcoidia bacterium genome and includes:
- a CDS encoding IS630 family transposase, whose protein sequence is MVATACLKNKVNLPVRLMFQDEARFGRMSDPRACWAPAPIRPMVKMALVREFRYEYAAVSPWDGALDYMTLEKMNTENMSRFLNQVHQNHPEDFMIMVLDGASSHRGKELIVPENISLVFMPPYSPELNPAEQIWNRLRKNYFANKVFHSLDAVTQQAEQGLFEMASDKNAVMSLTYWPWIKSIDLTAN